Proteins encoded within one genomic window of Heptranchias perlo isolate sHepPer1 unplaced genomic scaffold, sHepPer1.hap1 HAP1_SCAFFOLD_1086, whole genome shotgun sequence:
- the LOC137307670 gene encoding oocyte zinc finger protein XlCOF6.1-like, producing the protein MEPEHEEDPEEEEEEEEDEDEEGASGTGGEGGPCHLTEPPACHCAVCEKGFSCRSHLERHLRVHTGERPFECGVCGNRFNRASNLRRHQQYRGGGQGPLECAVCHKAFCVTGDLVRHRRAHAGERPFECGVCGKRFCRLAVLEIHRRYHTGERPFQCPLCAKRFYTSSELNRHGRTHTGERPFQCPLCAKRFYTASKLAVHRQIHTGERPFGCGSCAKRFYTAGKLRRHERTHGPESRFICGVCGKTFARTSHLTNHQRTHR; encoded by the coding sequence ATGGAGCCGGAGCACGAGGAGGatcctgaggaggaggaggaggaggaggaggacgaggacgaggaagGGGCGTCGGGGACGGGCGGAGAGGGCGGGCCCTGCCACCTGACGGAGCCCCCGGCCTGCCACTGCGCCGTCTGCGAGAAGGGCTTCAGCTGCCGCTCTCACCTGGAGCGCCACCTGCGGGTGCACACGGGCGAGCGGCCGTTCGAGTGCGGCGTCTGCGGGAACCGCTTCAACCGGGCCAGCAACCTGCGGCGTCACCAGCAGTaccggggaggggggcagggcccCCTGGAGTGCGCCGTCTGCCACAAGGCCTTCTGCGTCACGGGCGACCTCGTGCGCCACCGCCGGGCGCACGCCGGCGAGCGGCCGTTCGAGTGCGGCGTCTGCGGCAAGCGCTTCTGCCGCCTGGCCGTGCTGGAGATCCACCGCCGCTATCACACGGGCGAGCGCCCCTTCCAGTGCCCGCTGTGCGCCAAGCGCTTCTACACCTCCAGCGAGCTCAACCGCCACGGGCGCACGCACACGGGCGAGCGCCCCTTCCAGTGCCCGCTGTGCGCCAAGCGCTTCTACACCGCCAGCAAGCTGGCCGTGCACCGGCAGATCCACACCGGCGAGCGGCCGTTCGGCTGCGGGAGCTGCGCCAAGAGGTTCTACACGGCCGGCAAGCTGCGGAGGCACGAGCGCACGCACGGGCCCGAGAGCAGGTTCATCTGCGGCGTGTGCGGCAAGACGTTCGCCCGCACGAGTCACCTCACCAACCACCAGCGCACGCACCGCTGA